Proteins found in one Maridesulfovibrio sp. genomic segment:
- a CDS encoding LysR substrate-binding domain-containing protein — MRKNLDIHLLRSFCEVAKQGSFTAAAKRIHLTQSAISAQIRRLETGLGTRLLERDNRSVVLTEVGERLLVYAKRILALNDTALDDLGMSEDLQGVVRLGIPSDYAAHLLPKVLEKFKDQYPNVRLELFCELSVDLLGLLHRGRIDLALVTRQHNSSGGDLVRREKLVWVGRSQTQSFLTDPLPLALFPPGFCIFRENALEALSKQGRKWRIVCTSRSLSGIRAAVSAGLAVSVVAEHTLSQDMSILTTDEGFPDLPEIEIALHTAGGEDILSPPAGALAKFLKETLSD, encoded by the coding sequence ATGAGAAAAAATCTGGACATCCATCTACTGCGCAGTTTTTGCGAAGTGGCTAAACAGGGAAGCTTCACAGCTGCGGCGAAAAGGATACACCTTACCCAATCAGCTATTAGTGCGCAGATACGTCGTCTTGAAACAGGTCTTGGCACCCGGCTGCTGGAGCGCGATAATCGTAGCGTCGTCTTGACTGAAGTAGGCGAACGGCTACTGGTATATGCCAAACGCATTTTAGCACTTAACGACACCGCATTGGACGATCTGGGCATGTCCGAGGACCTTCAAGGCGTAGTCCGACTCGGCATCCCATCCGACTATGCAGCGCATCTTCTGCCTAAGGTTCTTGAAAAATTCAAGGATCAATACCCCAACGTACGTCTGGAATTATTTTGCGAATTGTCTGTAGATTTGCTTGGTCTACTTCATAGAGGACGGATTGATCTAGCGTTGGTTACCCGACAGCATAATTCTTCTGGAGGAGATTTAGTCCGGCGTGAAAAATTGGTATGGGTAGGACGATCCCAAACACAATCCTTCCTAACCGACCCGCTGCCGCTTGCCCTTTTTCCACCGGGTTTTTGTATATTTCGTGAAAATGCCCTTGAAGCACTAAGCAAGCAGGGACGAAAATGGCGCATAGTATGTACCAGCCGAAGTCTTTCCGGTATTCGTGCGGCGGTCTCTGCCGGGCTGGCTGTTTCAGTTGTTGCCGAACATACTCTCTCACAGGATATGTCCATTTTGACTACCGATGAAGGATTTCCAGACCTACCGGAAATTGAAATTGCACTACACACTGCAGGTGGAGAAGATATACTTTCACCACCCGCAGGCGCATTAGCAAAATTCCTCAAGGAAACGCTTTCTGACTAA
- a CDS encoding UbiX family flavin prenyltransferase: MLDKIREYPRRKRLTVGISGASGSALALELLKTLRLLPDWETHLVISNGGVRTLEHETHITESQLGDYATRIYDREDVGANIASGTFVTEGMVIVPCSMKTVAGVCSGYSDNLLLRAADVTIKERRKLVMIARETPLSPIHLRNMLSLTEMGVVVMPPMMTYYNHPQSVADMTGHIVGKILHEFGVEATGFKRWGSMECEAPLRAF; this comes from the coding sequence ATGTTGGATAAAATTAGGGAGTACCCCCGAAGAAAACGTCTTACTGTTGGCATCAGCGGTGCCAGCGGTTCTGCACTGGCTTTGGAACTGCTTAAAACCTTGCGGCTGCTGCCGGATTGGGAAACTCATTTAGTGATCAGCAATGGCGGAGTCCGCACGCTTGAACATGAAACGCATATAACCGAATCTCAACTGGGTGACTACGCTACCCGGATTTATGACCGTGAAGATGTGGGAGCAAACATTGCCAGCGGTACATTTGTTACCGAAGGGATGGTTATTGTCCCGTGCAGTATGAAGACTGTTGCCGGAGTTTGTAGCGGTTATTCGGATAACCTGCTCCTTCGGGCAGCGGATGTAACTATAAAGGAACGGCGCAAACTGGTCATGATTGCCCGGGAGACTCCGCTAAGTCCGATACATTTACGTAATATGCTTTCTCTTACCGAAATGGGGGTTGTGGTCATGCCTCCCATGATGACGTATTACAACCATCCACAATCTGTTGCGGATATGACAGGACACATCGTGGGGAAGATTCTTCATGAATTCGGCGTAGAGGCAACGGGATTTAAAAGATGGGGGAGTATGGAGTGCGAGGCTCCATTGCGTGCATTTTAA
- a CDS encoding IclR family transcriptional regulator, with protein MADDKYFMMRSLEKALFVIETMAIKSNWTLKALNEKCSIPKGTLQRILRTLEELGYVRQLERGGAYTLTLKFHKLGKQIASQSDMGVTLNPILSALRDKVNETINLSVLSGLNMVVVHQVGSDHALQMDSVIGTSFPAYLSASGKVFLAFLPEEELRRFIKELRHSDFSITTEIINSIYKEIECIREQGIGFDFEELYKGVRCVAAPVFDDTGKIIATISCSVPTVRLDRYFSQKLLYEIPNAAAEASKMFHAPDISFSFDIDAAVGQLVE; from the coding sequence ATGGCTGACGATAAATATTTTATGATGCGGTCTTTAGAAAAAGCTCTTTTTGTCATTGAAACAATGGCGATAAAAAGCAACTGGACATTGAAAGCTCTCAATGAAAAGTGTTCAATCCCCAAGGGAACATTGCAGCGGATTCTGCGTACTCTGGAAGAGTTGGGTTATGTGCGCCAGCTTGAACGTGGGGGAGCATATACCTTGACTCTTAAATTTCACAAACTGGGTAAGCAGATTGCTTCGCAAAGCGACATGGGGGTAACCCTCAATCCTATCCTTAGTGCTCTGCGTGATAAAGTAAATGAAACGATCAACCTTAGTGTGCTTTCCGGATTGAATATGGTCGTTGTCCATCAGGTCGGTTCGGACCATGCGTTGCAGATGGATTCTGTAATAGGAACCTCTTTTCCAGCCTACCTTTCTGCGTCTGGCAAGGTCTTTTTAGCATTTTTGCCTGAGGAGGAGTTACGTCGTTTTATTAAGGAATTGCGACATAGTGATTTCAGTATCACGACTGAGATTATCAACAGTATATATAAAGAGATAGAATGTATTCGCGAACAGGGTATAGGTTTTGACTTTGAAGAGCTCTATAAAGGGGTGCGATGTGTTGCTGCTCCAGTGTTCGATGATACAGGGAAGATTATTGCTACAATAAGTTGCTCAGTTCCTACAGTGCGTCTGGATAGGTACTTCTCTCAAAAGTTGCTTTACGAAATCCCAAATGCTGCGGCTGAAGCCTCCAAGATGTTTCATGCTCCGGACATCTCTTTTTCGTTTGATATTGATGCGGCTGTTGGACAGCTTGTTGAATAG
- a CDS encoding BCCT family transporter: protein MSEAENLEERSKLNHYTFWPGFILLVVGITLGLVYHEGLASFLGGVMQWIHVNFGWLEVSLGIIIVMFTAGIAFSPIGNIRLGGKDAKPEFTFWQWFALSLCGCIGIGILFWAMGEPIYHMMQPPLSLNIEPGSKDAGVFAIAQTTLHWTIAQYCFYTVCAVAIALVSYNRNYPLSVAAGMYAIFPEKLRPVLAPTVHAVCLFSLCCAIATSMGAGLMQIGSGAGRLFDYTPGAGTWAAAAAIIIPIYVLSSYSGLKKGMRYLSTGTTRAFLFFMALVLFAGPTLFILGLGVESFGYFVNNFFRNSTLLNTMQIEDKWPMQWLVPYMEIFFIFAPLLGHFLARLGKGRTIRQFILVNVIPPTIFCHFWIATFGGTAVYFQWSGLVDVWSGIHEYGMESMVYILLAQFPFSQILMGIFVVTIVFSFATMTDSLVATLAIISTKGVRASEEPPKKLKILWGIVVGLIAYVLCISGGIDPVRGLISLAGFPMMLFTFAMCVSLVKEGIYLLDKPDWLDNKSENS from the coding sequence ATGTCAGAAGCAGAAAACCTAGAAGAACGGAGCAAGCTTAATCACTATACTTTCTGGCCCGGATTTATTCTGCTGGTCGTCGGCATTACTTTGGGATTGGTATATCATGAGGGGCTGGCTTCTTTTCTCGGGGGGGTAATGCAATGGATTCATGTGAATTTCGGCTGGCTGGAAGTGTCCTTGGGGATAATTATAGTCATGTTTACCGCAGGGATTGCTTTCTCTCCTATAGGAAATATCAGGCTGGGTGGTAAGGATGCAAAACCGGAATTCACTTTCTGGCAGTGGTTCGCTCTTTCTCTTTGCGGCTGTATAGGGATCGGAATTCTTTTTTGGGCCATGGGTGAGCCGATATATCATATGATGCAACCTCCGTTGAGTCTGAACATAGAACCCGGTTCCAAAGATGCCGGGGTCTTTGCCATTGCCCAGACCACCCTGCATTGGACCATTGCCCAGTATTGTTTTTATACCGTTTGCGCGGTGGCAATCGCTTTGGTGAGCTACAATCGTAATTATCCGTTGTCGGTTGCCGCTGGAATGTACGCTATTTTCCCAGAAAAATTGCGTCCTGTTCTCGCGCCGACAGTGCATGCTGTCTGTCTTTTTTCGCTATGTTGCGCTATTGCCACCAGTATGGGAGCGGGGCTTATGCAGATCGGCAGCGGGGCCGGACGGCTCTTCGATTATACTCCTGGGGCGGGAACATGGGCAGCAGCAGCGGCCATAATCATCCCGATTTATGTTCTCTCCTCTTATTCTGGCCTTAAAAAAGGTATGCGTTATCTGTCTACGGGAACCACGAGGGCATTTCTTTTCTTTATGGCTCTGGTTCTTTTTGCCGGGCCGACCTTGTTTATCCTTGGTCTCGGGGTTGAGTCCTTCGGGTATTTCGTGAATAATTTTTTTCGAAACAGCACCCTGCTTAATACCATGCAGATTGAAGATAAATGGCCTATGCAGTGGCTTGTCCCATACATGGAGATATTCTTTATTTTCGCACCGTTGCTGGGACATTTTCTTGCGCGGCTGGGCAAGGGCAGAACCATCCGTCAGTTTATTCTGGTAAATGTAATTCCTCCGACTATCTTCTGTCATTTCTGGATTGCCACCTTTGGCGGGACTGCCGTGTATTTCCAGTGGAGTGGTTTGGTCGATGTGTGGTCCGGTATCCACGAATACGGTATGGAGTCCATGGTTTATATTTTGCTTGCCCAGTTTCCTTTCAGTCAGATCCTGATGGGTATTTTCGTGGTCACAATTGTTTTTTCATTCGCAACTATGACGGATTCTCTTGTGGCAACGCTTGCAATCATTTCCACCAAGGGGGTTAGAGCAAGCGAGGAGCCTCCCAAGAAGCTTAAAATTTTATGGGGGATTGTCGTGGGGCTTATCGCTTATGTGTTGTGTATCTCAGGGGGGATTGATCCTGTACGCGGGCTGATCTCATTGGCAGGATTCCCGATGATGCTGTTTACTTTTGCCATGTGCGTGTCGCTTGTGAAGGAAGGTATTTACTTATTGGACAAACCTGATTGGCTAGACAATAAATCGGAAAATAGCTAA
- a CDS encoding pyruvate ferredoxin oxidoreductase — protein MTQETLFLKNTETFAESLARCGVKYHFAYPITPATDVMKRMAVILPKYGGEMMQMESELAVSSALAGAACTGKLVATSSSGPGLTLMHEAIGFMCAAELPCIVFDSMRVGPGDGDILGAQSDYYVVTRGGGHGDYHTIVMAPSSGQEIADIMPHGVRLAYKYRTPVLFVLDGVSAQTTESTTLPAYNDYSAEFDTSAWAFTGTKDHAKRALITGSYSHEDGYELNEMLRAKYEIIRENEQMWEQEQVEDADLVIAAFGIHGRMCRDMIAKMRTEGKKVGFIRPITLWPFPNNAFQALPDSVNNILVVEMNHGQMVDDVRLAVNGRTPVHFLGKTGGDQPMNTLAEMIAEADRILGE, from the coding sequence ATGACCCAGGAAACTTTGTTTTTGAAAAACACGGAAACCTTTGCCGAGAGTCTGGCCCGATGCGGAGTAAAGTATCACTTCGCATACCCAATTACTCCGGCAACGGATGTCATGAAACGCATGGCTGTCATTCTGCCTAAATATGGCGGGGAAATGATGCAGATGGAAAGTGAGCTGGCAGTATCCAGCGCTCTTGCAGGTGCGGCCTGCACGGGAAAGCTGGTCGCCACTTCCAGCTCCGGCCCTGGCTTGACCCTGATGCATGAAGCCATCGGTTTCATGTGCGCGGCGGAACTGCCCTGCATAGTCTTCGATTCCATGCGCGTAGGCCCCGGTGATGGAGACATCCTCGGCGCACAGAGTGACTACTATGTTGTGACGAGAGGCGGAGGGCACGGAGATTACCATACCATAGTCATGGCCCCTTCCTCCGGACAGGAAATCGCAGACATAATGCCCCACGGAGTGCGTCTGGCCTACAAATACCGCACCCCGGTCCTCTTCGTCCTTGACGGCGTAAGTGCCCAGACCACCGAGTCCACCACCCTTCCGGCCTACAACGATTACTCCGCTGAATTCGACACTTCAGCATGGGCCTTCACCGGGACCAAGGATCACGCCAAACGCGCCCTCATCACTGGCAGCTATTCCCATGAAGATGGTTACGAATTGAATGAAATGCTCCGCGCAAAATACGAAATAATCCGCGAAAATGAGCAGATGTGGGAGCAGGAACAGGTCGAAGACGCGGATCTGGTCATTGCAGCCTTCGGCATCCATGGCCGCATGTGCCGCGACATGATCGCCAAAATGCGGACCGAAGGCAAAAAAGTCGGTTTCATCCGCCCCATCACCCTGTGGCCTTTCCCGAACAACGCCTTTCAGGCCCTGCCTGACTCAGTGAATAACATTCTCGTAGTTGAAATGAACCACGGGCAGATGGTTGATGATGTCCGCCTTGCCGTGAACGGACGCACTCCTGTTCACTTCCTGGGCAAAACCGGCGGAGACCAGCCGATGAACACCCTGGCAGAAATGATTGCCGAAGCAGACAGAATCCTGGGGGAATAA
- a CDS encoding thiamine pyrophosphate-dependent enzyme, with protein sequence MQNLSTKYGKTLNLDKLTSYCPGCGHGIVTRLVAEAIEELGVMERTIAIVGIGCGGFSHHYMDIDAIEATHGRSPSFAIGYKLAMPENIVFTYAGDGDTCAIGLGDLMHAANKGMPVTTIMVNNTVFGMTGGQMSPTTLEGQVTATSVKGRNISSQGYPLLVPEMMQSMPGVKYLARESVNSPKAVRKAKKSIRKAFECQVKGLGYSFVEVIVPCPTGLKMNVKDSYQRCGTEMTDYFKPQVFKDETEQDDVA encoded by the coding sequence ATGCAAAATCTCAGCACCAAATACGGCAAGACCTTAAATCTGGACAAACTGACCAGTTATTGCCCCGGTTGCGGACACGGCATCGTGACCAGACTGGTGGCCGAAGCCATCGAGGAACTGGGCGTAATGGAAAGAACCATTGCCATTGTCGGCATCGGCTGTGGCGGGTTCTCCCATCATTATATGGATATCGATGCCATTGAGGCCACTCACGGACGCTCTCCCTCATTTGCCATCGGCTACAAGCTAGCCATGCCGGAGAACATCGTCTTCACCTATGCAGGTGACGGCGACACCTGCGCCATCGGCCTCGGCGATCTAATGCATGCGGCCAACAAGGGCATGCCCGTCACCACCATCATGGTCAACAACACCGTCTTTGGCATGACAGGCGGACAGATGTCCCCCACGACACTTGAAGGACAGGTCACCGCCACCTCGGTCAAGGGCCGCAACATAAGTTCTCAAGGCTACCCTCTGCTGGTACCGGAAATGATGCAGTCCATGCCCGGAGTAAAATATCTGGCCCGTGAAAGCGTAAACTCCCCCAAGGCCGTGCGCAAAGCCAAGAAAAGCATCCGCAAGGCTTTTGAATGTCAGGTCAAAGGACTGGGCTACTCCTTCGTTGAAGTGATCGTACCCTGTCCCACCGGACTCAAAATGAACGTCAAGGATTCCTATCAGCGGTGCGGCACCGAAATGACAGACTATTTCAAACCTCAGGTCTTCAAAGACGAAACGGAGCAAGACGATGTTGCATAA
- a CDS encoding 2-oxoacid:acceptor oxidoreductase family protein, translating to MLHKCMFSGSGGQGSALMAKIVCLGAIKEGLKVVMTQTYGIEQRGGDSTAFVIVSDDPIGSPIVENDANVAVALSQSIYENCFEGVVPGGKLFTNSSIVEETKEAEGFEQKMLPVSDMAVELGTVRCANMVMLGAVLAGTEMLKLETAEEVIRETFGAKKPKLVDLNIEALRTGFAAVK from the coding sequence ATGTTGCATAAATGTATGTTTTCAGGTTCCGGCGGACAGGGTTCCGCACTCATGGCAAAAATTGTCTGCCTCGGCGCCATCAAGGAAGGTCTGAAAGTGGTCATGACCCAAACCTACGGTATCGAGCAGCGCGGCGGAGACTCTACCGCCTTTGTAATCGTTTCAGACGACCCTATCGGCAGCCCCATTGTGGAAAACGATGCCAACGTAGCCGTAGCCCTTAGCCAGTCCATCTACGAAAACTGTTTTGAAGGCGTTGTTCCCGGTGGAAAGCTTTTCACCAACAGTTCCATTGTTGAAGAAACAAAGGAAGCGGAAGGTTTCGAACAAAAAATGCTCCCGGTATCCGACATGGCAGTAGAACTCGGCACAGTACGCTGCGCCAACATGGTTATGTTGGGAGCGGTACTCGCCGGGACTGAAATGCTCAAGCTGGAAACAGCTGAGGAAGTGATTCGGGAAACCTTCGGGGCCAAGAAACCCAAACTGGTTGACCTGAACATTGAAGCGTTGCGCACTGGCTTTGCCGCAGTGAAATAA
- a CDS encoding 4Fe-4S binding protein, with translation MAEKHHVIDARRCKACGLCVDTCPKGVLALGSAINGQGYNYVEQANPEKCVKCDICGIICPDVAIGVVTE, from the coding sequence ATGGCAGAAAAACATCATGTGATAGATGCACGCCGCTGCAAGGCATGCGGGCTTTGCGTGGACACCTGCCCCAAAGGTGTTCTTGCGCTGGGCAGTGCGATCAATGGTCAGGGATACAACTATGTTGAACAGGCAAATCCTGAAAAATGTGTCAAGTGCGATATCTGCGGCATTATCTGCCCCGATGTGGCTATTGGAGTTGTCACCGAATAA
- a CDS encoding acetate--CoA ligase family protein, producing MSELVPLFKPKSVALIGASSNSKKYGYWTAKSLVENKFDGDIYLVSRSGGEIFGQPTYADITSVPGEVDLAIIAIAPKFILPVMEQCVAKGVKCAIVVSTGFGEVGPEGKELERQMLEIARKGNMRVQGPNCMGTYSAAKSMNASIIDLAPGPMSLVLQSGNFGIDINFNAKSRNLGYSCWATIGNQMDMRFSDFVEYIETDDYSKVLLLYMEGLRVENEEDGRRFLEAAKKTAAKKPIAAIKIGRSEAGARAAASHTGSLAGSEKIFDAALKQAGIIRVDSPGQLLDAAEAFSKCKPAKGKRIAILTDGGGHGVMATDFAEKFNLEAPVLSDATQNKLKEILMPHCPIKNPVDLAGTPEADMWVFDRCLEVLLNDPDVDGIIIVGLYGGYADLSEEFRTLEMDVAKSMTEKIATGDKPVVMHSIYAPQNPECLEYIRENGVPIFGEVDAAVRTMGLLSAYSDLKNNLQEEAGEELPEMPADRKEKAKAILDAVRESGRSSLVETEARDVLRCYGLELGQDYLATTADEAAEFYDKIGGKVVMKIVSPDILHKTDAGGVALNIDSGENAREAFEQLIKNGRRYKSDADIFGVMMTAMLPGGVECIIGSSHDNTFGPTVMFGLGGIFVEVLKDVSFRVAPVNMPSCRSMIREIKGLDMLQGARGTKPCDLEALAETACIISQLVSELRDIAEVDLNPVFAWEKGLAIADARIILHD from the coding sequence ATGAGTGAACTGGTTCCTCTGTTTAAGCCCAAAAGCGTTGCCCTGATCGGTGCTTCCTCAAACTCGAAGAAGTACGGTTACTGGACTGCCAAAAGTCTGGTTGAAAACAAATTCGACGGGGACATCTATCTCGTATCCCGTTCCGGCGGCGAAATTTTCGGACAACCCACCTATGCGGACATAACTTCCGTTCCCGGCGAAGTTGATCTGGCCATCATCGCCATTGCGCCAAAATTCATCCTTCCGGTAATGGAACAATGTGTAGCTAAAGGCGTTAAATGCGCCATTGTAGTCTCCACCGGATTCGGTGAAGTCGGCCCTGAAGGGAAGGAGCTTGAACGCCAGATGCTGGAGATTGCTCGCAAAGGCAACATGCGTGTGCAAGGCCCAAACTGCATGGGAACATACAGTGCAGCCAAAAGCATGAACGCCAGCATCATCGACCTCGCCCCCGGTCCCATGAGTCTGGTGCTCCAGAGCGGTAACTTCGGTATCGACATCAACTTCAACGCCAAATCCCGCAACCTCGGTTACAGTTGCTGGGCCACCATCGGCAACCAGATGGATATGCGTTTCAGCGATTTTGTCGAGTACATCGAAACCGACGACTACTCCAAAGTCTTGCTCCTTTACATGGAAGGATTGCGCGTTGAGAATGAGGAAGACGGACGCCGCTTTCTTGAAGCTGCCAAAAAGACTGCTGCCAAAAAGCCCATTGCCGCCATCAAGATCGGCCGCAGTGAAGCAGGAGCCCGTGCAGCAGCATCCCACACCGGCTCCCTTGCCGGCAGTGAAAAAATCTTCGACGCTGCCCTGAAACAGGCCGGTATCATCCGGGTGGACAGTCCCGGCCAGTTGCTGGACGCAGCGGAAGCATTCTCCAAATGCAAACCCGCCAAGGGCAAACGCATCGCCATTCTAACCGATGGCGGCGGACACGGCGTAATGGCCACCGACTTTGCGGAAAAATTCAATCTCGAAGCACCGGTCCTTTCCGATGCCACCCAGAACAAACTGAAAGAAATCCTCATGCCTCACTGTCCCATCAAGAACCCAGTAGACCTTGCTGGAACACCTGAGGCCGACATGTGGGTCTTTGACCGCTGCCTTGAAGTCCTTCTGAATGACCCGGACGTTGACGGTATCATCATTGTCGGTCTTTACGGCGGATACGCCGACCTCTCGGAGGAATTCCGTACCCTTGAAATGGATGTAGCTAAAAGCATGACTGAAAAAATCGCCACCGGAGATAAACCGGTCGTGATGCATTCCATTTATGCACCGCAAAACCCGGAATGTCTGGAATACATCCGGGAGAACGGTGTTCCGATTTTCGGTGAAGTCGATGCTGCCGTACGTACCATGGGCCTGCTTTCCGCTTACAGTGACTTAAAAAATAATCTGCAGGAAGAAGCCGGGGAAGAGCTTCCCGAAATGCCTGCCGACCGTAAGGAAAAAGCCAAAGCTATTCTGGATGCTGTCCGAGAATCCGGACGCTCCAGCCTTGTAGAAACCGAAGCCCGCGATGTGCTGCGTTGCTACGGCCTTGAGCTGGGTCAAGACTATCTGGCCACCACCGCGGATGAAGCAGCCGAATTCTACGATAAAATCGGCGGCAAAGTAGTTATGAAAATCGTTTCCCCAGACATTCTGCACAAGACCGATGCCGGAGGCGTGGCCCTGAACATAGATTCCGGAGAAAATGCCCGCGAGGCCTTTGAACAGTTAATCAAAAACGGGCGCCGTTACAAATCAGATGCCGACATCTTCGGAGTCATGATGACCGCCATGCTGCCCGGAGGGGTGGAATGCATCATCGGTTCCAGTCACGATAACACCTTCGGCCCCACTGTCATGTTCGGACTGGGCGGTATTTTTGTGGAAGTCCTGAAAGATGTCTCCTTCAGGGTAGCTCCGGTGAATATGCCCTCCTGCCGCAGCATGATCCGCGAAATCAAAGGTCTGGATATGCTCCAAGGAGCCCGAGGCACCAAACCCTGTGACCTCGAAGCTCTTGCTGAAACCGCCTGCATAATTTCGCAGCTGGTCAGCGAACTTCGTGATATCGCTGAAGTAGACCTCAACCCGGTTTTTGCCTGGGAAAAAGGCTTGGCTATCGCCGACGCAAGAATTATCCTGCACGACTAA
- a CDS encoding FAD-binding oxidoreductase yields MRDVKLYPTTTGQSWLEMSSYKNHTFKPHSEIKDEYDYIIVGAGYGGHAAARRLAELHPEAKIAVFEAIIIGNNDSGKNAGFIIDVPHDFGDQGGSSFEENQKYFELNTFIIKWMEDTIKREGIEDVDWDHCGKYLCCAEEKSFKLIEHEVSELKQMNCSYEVVEGEDLYRRTGTRYYKKALYTPGSVLINPADVLRALFAVMPENVDVFEEAPVMRVDEGSPASITLRSGKRIQGKYVLTTSGPFIPQFGIGKKVFCPVLSYGAFTRQFTDDEMRYFEGVKPWGCTAGHPAGTTVRFTRDNRIYVRNGFSYATKLTTSHQRIQRSIPKLRKAYENRFPELKHVNFEFVSGGMINMTMNYRPLMMQQHPSIFASASGEGAGVAKTSLLGYYLAEWVSGNSSPDLDFLRKISTPVRLPPEPFLTIGAEARLFYEEFCAKKEI; encoded by the coding sequence ATGCGCGACGTAAAACTATACCCCACAACCACCGGACAAAGCTGGTTGGAAATGTCCTCATACAAAAATCATACTTTCAAACCCCATTCCGAAATCAAGGATGAATATGATTATATCATTGTAGGGGCCGGATACGGCGGACATGCAGCGGCCAGACGTCTTGCCGAACTGCATCCCGAAGCAAAAATTGCTGTATTTGAAGCAATCATAATCGGCAATAACGACAGCGGGAAAAATGCCGGATTCATCATCGACGTTCCCCATGACTTCGGTGACCAGGGCGGTTCCTCCTTTGAAGAAAACCAAAAATACTTTGAACTCAATACCTTCATCATTAAATGGATGGAAGACACTATCAAGAGAGAAGGCATTGAAGACGTGGACTGGGACCACTGCGGTAAATATCTGTGCTGTGCCGAAGAAAAAAGCTTCAAGCTGATTGAGCACGAAGTTTCCGAACTCAAGCAGATGAACTGCTCTTATGAAGTTGTCGAAGGAGAAGACCTCTACCGCCGCACCGGCACCCGCTACTATAAAAAAGCACTCTACACCCCCGGTTCCGTTCTCATCAACCCCGCAGATGTTCTCCGCGCCCTGTTCGCAGTAATGCCTGAAAACGTGGATGTTTTTGAAGAAGCTCCGGTCATGCGCGTCGATGAAGGCAGCCCTGCAAGTATCACTCTGCGCAGCGGAAAACGGATTCAGGGCAAATACGTTCTTACTACCAGCGGCCCCTTCATCCCGCAATTCGGTATCGGCAAGAAAGTATTCTGCCCCGTACTTTCCTATGGTGCATTTACCCGCCAATTTACTGATGATGAAATGCGCTACTTCGAAGGTGTCAAGCCCTGGGGTTGTACTGCAGGGCATCCAGCCGGAACAACCGTACGTTTCACCCGCGACAACCGCATCTACGTGCGTAACGGATTCTCCTACGCCACCAAACTCACCACCTCACATCAGCGCATCCAACGTTCCATTCCCAAACTGCGCAAAGCCTACGAAAACAGATTCCCAGAGCTTAAGCACGTTAACTTCGAATTCGTTTCCGGCGGCATGATCAACATGACCATGAACTACCGCCCGCTGATGATGCAGCAACATCCCAGCATATTTGCCTCCGCCAGTGGAGAAGGTGCGGGTGTGGCCAAGACAAGCCTGCTTGGCTACTACCTTGCCGAATGGGTCAGTGGCAACAGCAGTCCGGACCTTGACTTCCTGCGCAAAATATCCACTCCCGTGCGCTTGCCACCCGAGCCTTTCCTGACCATAGGGGCTGAAGCACGTCTCTTTTACGAAGAGTTCTGCGCTAAAAAAGAAATCTAA
- a CDS encoding Rid family detoxifying hydrolase: MEFFNSKESAEVVGPYSHCVKAGNTYYVCGQVPFHPVSGEVVGVSIEEQTRQTLNNLKSVLDAAGLDFSHIAKTTVFLATMNDFAGFNEVYAEFMGDHRPARLCLGAGEIVHGCLLEMDAIAYKE, translated from the coding sequence ATGGAATTCTTTAATTCGAAAGAATCTGCTGAAGTTGTAGGGCCTTACAGTCATTGCGTAAAAGCAGGCAACACATACTATGTTTGTGGTCAGGTTCCCTTCCATCCGGTCAGCGGCGAAGTCGTGGGAGTCTCAATCGAGGAACAGACCAGACAGACTCTGAACAACCTTAAATCGGTACTGGACGCAGCCGGCCTTGATTTTTCGCACATAGCAAAGACCACAGTATTTCTGGCTACTATGAATGATTTTGCAGGATTCAACGAGGTGTACGCCGAATTTATGGGCGATCACCGTCCGGCAAGGCTGTGCCTTGGTGCCGGTGAAATAGTTCACGGCTGCCTGCTGGAAATGGATGCAATCGCTTACAAGGAATAA